One segment of Erigeron canadensis isolate Cc75 chromosome 2, C_canadensis_v1, whole genome shotgun sequence DNA contains the following:
- the LOC122589213 gene encoding transcription factor AS1-like, which yields MKERQRWQPEEDALLRAYVSQNGPTQWNLISQRMSKPLDRDPKSCVERWKNYLKPGIKKGSLAPHEQSLVISLQAKYGNKWKKIASQVPGRTAKRLGKWWEVFKEKQLKKNNASGGCCSSPEKPVQGTYDHILHTFAEKYVQPYLMNPTILSDINSPILSLGSGSGSGHVPDPNVTSLPGPVALPPWMNMNAGGGNTITMTSSSSSKSTTPSPSVSLTLSPSEPVVLDPVHSRFLPVQQVGTLVHYCKEVKEARQNWVQHKKEATWRSNRLEQQLEAEKNRKTREKMEEIEAKIRSLREEETTSLMRMESEYREQLSALQRDAQGKEVKLMEAWSNKQMKLSKVVEQINGGLIQHQHMISGTNHNHHHELS from the coding sequence ATGAAGGAGCGTCAACGATGGCAGCCTGAAGAAGACGCCCTCCTCCGTGCTTACGTCAGCCAAAACGGCCCAACCCAATGGAATCTCATCTCTCAACGCATGTCCAAACCCTTAGACCGTGATCCTAAATCTTGTGTTGAGCGTTGGAAAAACTACTTAAAACCCGGTATCAAAAAAGGCTCCTTGGCCCCACACGAACAATCTCTAGTCATCTCTTTACAAGCTAAATACGGTAACAAGTGGAAAAAAATCGCTTCTCAAGTCCCTGGCCGTACCGCCAAACGTCTCGGCAAGTGGTGGGAggtttttaaagaaaaacagCTCAAAAAAAACAACGCATCCGGTGGTTGTTGTTCTTCTCCTGAAAAACCGGTCCAAGGTACTTACGACCATATTTTACACACTTTTGCTGAGAAATACGTTCAGCCGTATTTGATGAATCCCACAATATTGTCTGATATCAATTCCCCAATTTTATCTCTTGGCTCCGGATCCGGGTCGGGTCATGTGCCTGATCCTAATGTGACGTCGTTGCCTGGACCTGTGGCGTTGCCACCATGGATGAATATGAATGCTGGTGGTGGGAATACTATAACAATGACGTCATCGTCTTCTTCAAAGTCAACAACGCCATCTCCTTCGGTTAGCCTGACGTTATCTCCTTCTGAACCGGTGGTGTTGGACCCGGTTCATTCCCGGTTTTTGCCGGTTCAGCAAGTCGGGACTCTGGTTCATTACTGTAAAGAGGTTAAGGAAGCTAGGCAGAACTGGGTTCAGCATAAGAAAGAGGCCACGTGGCGGTCGAACCGGTTGGAGCAACAATTAGAGGCCGAGAAAAACCGGAAGACCAGAGAAAAGATGGAGGAAATTGAAGCGAAAATTCGGAGTTTAAGAGAGGAAGAAACGACGTCGTTAATGAGGATGGAGAGTGAGTATAGAGAACAATTGAGTGCTTTACAAAGAGATGCACAAGGAAAAGAAGTGAAGTTGATGGAGGCTTGGAGTAATAAGCAAATGAAGTTGAGTAAAGTTGTTGAACAAATCAATGGTGGCTTAATTCAACATCAACATATGATTAGTGGAActaatcataatcatcatcatgaGTTAAGTTAA
- the LOC122587616 gene encoding pentatricopeptide repeat-containing protein At5g19020, mitochondrial translates to MKISNKYFPTAFRCYSTQHHHHISNQEYRLVQTLKSCQSLIHVQNLQSHIIKSGHHSNIFITNTLINLYANFSNTINDAESIWGSSPHSYDPVSCNIMLSAYLKFRRFSHARQLFDKMPEKNTVSFTTVISALAQNGYWYDVVTDVFREMRFLGLLPNHVTLSSVLSSYTHVCSKDKNVGKMLHGLVAKLGFHDCNVVLTNLVNVYCACLCLDDARILFDGMSYKNIVTWNVMLNGYSKAKLPTLARDLFDKMTERDVVSWGTIIGCVLRVDESLKEALMLYQEMLNGGILPNDVLVVEVIAMCGQVSAFCEGQQFHGVSVKLGFDLHDFVQSTIIHFYAACHNIELAQIQFKIGIKNHLPCWNALISGLVRNNMIDSARELFDRMPTRDVFSWSSMISGYSQTEQPHMALELFDDMMSNGIKPNEVTMVSMLSAVANLGILQQGRWAHEYIINQSIPINDNLSAAIIDMYAKCGSIKNALQVFNQVRENAFTNSPWNAIICGLAMHGHAGLSLEIFSNLEKRKIKPNAITLIGVLSACCHVGLVEEGERHFKRMKNLYNIEPNIKHYGCMVDLLSRAGRLEEAEELIKSMPMKADVVIWGTLLSASRTYGNVEMGERAAECLANAEPSHGPGRILLSNLYIDAGRLDDAAFVRQKMRCQRLTRSPGYSGVI, encoded by the coding sequence ATGAAAATTAGCAACAAATACTTTCCAACCGCATTTCGTTGCTACTCAacacaacaccaccaccacatatCAAACCAAGAATATAGACTTGTACAAACATTAAAGTCATGTCAATCACTTATTCATGTCCAAAATCTTCAGTCTCATATCATCAAATCTGGCCATCATTCCAATATCTTTATCACTAATACCTTAATCAATTTATATGCCAATTTTTCTAATACCATAAATGATGCAGAATCCATCTGGGGTTCGTCTCCTCATTCATATGATCCAGTTTCGTGTAACATTATGCTCTCTGCTTATCTTAAATTTCGTCGTTTTAGTCATGCCCGCCaactgtttgataaaatgcctGAGAAAAACACGGTTTCTTTTACTACTGTCATTTCTGCATTGGCTCAAAATGGGTATTGGTATGATGTGGTAACGGACGTTTTTAGGGAAATGCGGTTTTTGGGTTTGCTTCCTAATCATGTTACGTTGTCTAGTGTGTTGTCGTCTTATACGCATGTTTGTAGTAAAGATAAGAATGTTGGTAAGATGCTTCATGGTTTGGTTGCTAAATTGGGGTTTCATGATTGTAATGTTGTTTTGACGAATTTGGTTAATGTGTATTGTGCTTGTTTGTGTCTGGATGATGCGCGGATTTTGTTTGACGGGATGTCGTATAAGAATATAGTTACATGGAATGTAATGTTGAATGGATACTCTAAGGCCAAATTACCCACCTTGGCAAGAgatttgtttgataaaatgACGGAAAGGGATGTTGTTTCGTGGGGTACCATTATTGGATGTGTTTTACGTGTTGATGAAAGTTTGAAGGAAGCTTTGAtgttatatcaagaaatgctAAACGGCGGTATCCTTCCTAATGATGTTTTGGTGGTGGAGGTTATTGCAATGTGTGGGCAAGTAAGTGCGTTTTGCGAAGGTCAGCAGTTTCATGGGGTAAGTGTTAAGCTAGGATTTGACCTTCACGACTTTGTACAGTCGACAATCATCCACTTTTATGCAGCTTGCCATAATATCGAACTTGCCCAAATTCAGTTCAAAATAGGAATTAAAAACCATCTGCCTTGCTGGAATGCTTTAATATCAGGGCTAGTTAGAAATAATATGATTGATTCAGCTAGAGAATTATTTGACAGGATGCCGACTAGAGATGTTTTTTCATGGAGCTCGATGATTTCTGGATATTCACAAACTGAGCAACCACATATGGCTTTGGAACTTTTTGATGACATGATGTCAAATGGTATTAAACCAAATGAAGTAACAATGGTAAGCATGCTCTCAGCTGTTGCTAATTTGGGCATATTGCAACAAGGAAGATGGGCTCATGAATATATAATCAATCAGTCAATCCCCATAAATGACAACCTAAGCGCAGCCATTATCGACATGTATGCTAAATGTGGGAGCATCAAGAATGCATTACAAGTCTTTAATCAAGTCAGGGAAAATGCTTTCACAAACTCACCATGGAATGCGATTATATGTGGTTTGGCCATGCATGGTCACGCAGGATTATCTCTGGAAATATTTTCTAACTTGGAGAAACGAAAGATCAAACCTAATGCTATCACATTGATTGGAGTACTAAGCGCCTGTTGTCATGTTGGTTTGGTAGAAGAGGGTGAGCGACATTTCAAAAGGATGAAAAATTTGTACAATATAGAGCCAAACATTAAGCATTATGGTTGTATGGTGGATCTTTTGAGTAGAGCGGGGAGATTAGAGGAAGCAGAGGAACTCATAAAGAGCATGCCAATGAAGGCAGACGTCGTAATATGGGGCACATTGTTATCAGCATCCAGAACCTATGGTAATGTTGAAATGGGAGAAAGGGCAGCTGAATGTTTGGCAAATGCAGAACCATCTCATGGCCCTGGAAGAATCCTGCTATCCAATCTCTATATAGATGCAGGACGATTGGACGATGCAGCTTTTGTAAGACAAAAAATGCGTTGCCAAAGATTAACAAGGTCACCTGGTTACAGTGGGGTCATATGA
- the LOC122587617 gene encoding protein FAR1-RELATED SEQUENCE 5-like produces the protein MTMSGIPPRQILSSLRQENPKIRAISRTIYNLKRKSRRDDLGNRPMISVLFEELAKGGFSFDVLQNQEGRITRLFIAHPLSVKLAKAFSHTFVMDCTYKTNKYKMPLLDIIGSSCFNTSFYSGFVFLETEDEENYIWALTTFKKLFGEGNQPSLLVTNRELALINGIKNIFPTATNLLCVWHIEKNIIANCKKHFQHNEEFDIFMESWKNVVYSKTEALFENNWSEFKLFYKEKKDAVEYINKIWLPWKEKFVSAWTDNYLHLGNRSSSRAEGAHAKLKMYLQVSTGGFKQVKDKISLAVRA, from the coding sequence ATGACTATGTCTGGCATACCTCCAAGACAAATCCTTAGTTCTTTACGCCAAGAAAACCCAAAAATTCGAGCAATCTCTAGAACTATATACAACCTGAAGAGAAAAAGTCGTAGAGATGATTTGGGAAATCGGCCCATGATTAGTGTCCTCTTTGAAGAGCTCGCAAAAGGTGGTTTTTCATTTGATGTTTTACAAAACCAAGAAGGGCGTATAACCCGTTTGTTCATTGCACACCCTTTGTCCGTTAAATTGGCGAAAGCTTTCTCCCATACGTTTGTGATGGATTGTACGTACAAAACCAACAAATATAAAATGCCTCTCCTTGATATTATTGGAAGTTCATGTTTCAATACCTCTTTTTATTCCGGGTTTGTTTTTTTGGAAACAGAGGATGAAGAAAACTACATATGGGCATTAACTACATTTAAAAAGCTTTTTGGAGAAGGTAATCAACCATCGCTGCTAGTGACGAACAGGGAACTTGCACTTATTAATGGCATAAAGAATATCTTTCCTACTGCGACGAATCTTTTGTGTGTTTGGCATATCGAAAAGAACATCATTGCAAATTGTAAGAAGCATTTTCAACATAATGAAGAGTTCGACATTTTCATGGAAAGTTGGAAAAATGTGGTATATTCAAAAACTGAAGCTCTCTTTGAAAATAATTGGTCTGAATTTAAGTTGttttataaagagaaaaaagatgcaGTTGAGTACATAAATAAGATATGGTTGCCTTGGAAAGAAAAGTTCGTTAGTGCGTGGACCGATAATTACTTACATCTTGGTAATCGTTCCTCCTCGAGAGCTGAAGGTGCTCATGCCAAACTAAAAATGTATTTACAAGTTTCAACGGGTGGTTTTAAACAAGTGAAGGATAAGATTAGTCTTGCTGTTAGAGCATGA